ttccttctctccctcttttttcacCCGCTACCCTAATTGCGCGTCAATCGTGGCGACTAATTACCAGCGGCGCTCGCACGAAAATCGAACGTTTACCCGGAGAAAACCTCGTCCCTCGCTAAACGACGAGTCGCCTAGCTGGTCCAACTCATCGCACACGCCGCCAATGCTTAAGTATCAGTAATCGATACATCTTGTCTGCGCCGATGTCACCGCgaacaccaccaccaccaccaccaccaccacgacGAGGAGGAACCTGGGTAGGTAACCCATCGAGGGCCCGCTATAACCTTCCAggctatgtatatataccttCTCTCTACTCACCCGTGGCGTGTCGGCCGACTACCAGCCACTTAGAAAGCCAGTTAAACACCACAGGAGCACAAGCACTAACGGCGAGACGCGTGTCATCGAACTTGTCGATAACGTTTCACAGCTATTCCCCTGGTGGCCGGCCATTTATAAAGTGCCCCCTAATCTCGCAGAGTGTTCGTCCATTGTTAGATGGTTCCCGTTCAACTATCAATGCGATCCAAACGCGTGGTGGGGGGGGATAGTGCCGATAATCCATCCAGTTTGAAGAGAAGTTTCGTGGTGGTGGAGTGGTGGAGCTCGGTGGTGGGCCCAGAAGCGGAAAAAGAGGGTAGGAAAAGAGGTGCCCGTTCCCCTCCCCACTCCACAGTTAAGAACTGATcgattatatagtttatacgaataatcttttcgatcttgaaatttaaaaaattaaaatcccaCGAAggagatttttattcttaattcgaattaaaaaattttccctcccttcttcttaTTCCTTCTGTAATCTCCTTCCGTATCCTCGTGCAGGGGGAGGGTTATGTATTAtctgcacacacacacacacgcacgcacgcgtcTAGACGAGGAGAAGTACGAGAGGAAACGTAGACAGCGCACGTAGTAGCCGCGTTTCGTATTTTTCCCGTTACGGCGAGGCCATTTCGCATCCTCGCTTATCCCAGCTATTGCCCCTATGCTgcgcctccctccccccctctctttttGGATACACTCCTATTTATGTAAACGTCGCCGTTATGGAGGGATCTGTCTGCATTTCCCGTATATGATCGAGCGAGATTTCGCAGATTGTCGCAGTCAAACTCAAGAGACACGGCGTGGTAGGAGGAGGGAAGTGTATTAATCTCTGCGGCTACATTTTGTTGCCTCCCGAGATTTATATCGCGGAAATTCTATACTGTCTGTCGTCTTGGAATTTGACGAAAGTGTATATTTTTAGCCCTTCTAGTCCtggtgaaatttaaatttattcgaaaaaatcgagGAGAGGAATTTCAGTCGTCGAGAAGAtggagatttcttttttttgtttttcaattctgaaaatatagatattttcagAAGGAggttgaagaagaaattgaaacatttCGGGATAATCCGATATCAGAGAAATTTCTAGTCGAAATTGCAagttttcatcgatcgatttgcATCTGCCTTTACTTGGCGATAAATCGAAGGTGAATATAGGAGAAAATCGGGTGAATTCGAAAATCCGACTAGAATCCACTTTTGGAGAGAATTCAAGAGTAACGTGTCACATTGAGCGTGGCGAACATCGAATGTACAATTGGCCCTCGgtgttcctttttctttcaaacctTTTTGTTCCACGAGTATCGATACCGAGGAGTAAGtagagaattataaaaaactgtatactttcgaaaaataagatataaatgtaatattacaaTTCGACCCTTTCGTACAACAAATCTCTCCTCTACTTTCAATTGTGAATCTCTTACgtgaattttaacatttttctaatctaatctGGTGTcgaagtgaaattttaataattaacgatgCTCTTAAAGATTCTTCGACGTACCCTTAATCTTgagttgtaaataataaatcgcaatttacaaatttcaagTTGAGAGTCACACACAGAAGCGAATATCGCAATGATCGTTTGGttgacaaaaaattttagaaaacgtTGAGATTATAGATTACAGTTGCATTATCGGAAATCTGCGAGCGAGAAAATACTTACTTTCACTAGCTACGTGTTTTTTGTAGCGTGCAAATAGCATTCCAAGATTAGTTCGATCATAAAATGCCACATCATTCATCTTTTCAACGAACACGTAGATTCGATCATTCcccgaattaatttaattctcgcacgcaaattcataattttcgtgagcgcgtaaaaatttaaaatcttccaTCGatgtaagatattattattattattattaaaaaagacttCTGCAcacctttcttttcttatacgATCATCAACGCGCAAAattggatttaatttaatttaaacaaaaaggaTACgagtaagaattattattaaatatgcacgcaattgattaattttatctctttaataataatattttaacgaaatataaatcgaaattgtattcaatgtaaatatattttaaaaagatttgcgCATCATTTCgttcaaatattgttttaaaattaccaTTCGATATTGTTGGGGCaaagatttatagaatataaatataaattaaatataaaatatatttttgtaaaaaattaaagttctCATCTGTTTTGGCAACGAatctcaatttaaaatatcttcttaaGAAGATTCTGTCCGTCGTGTTGTTTCAAAACTTACTCATAAATCGATACAACGTTGTAAAGATTTGCAAATCCTAATCATCTTTAAGTAAAGATTACttgataatatacatttaaggATCTTGTGTTTCGATAAAGTTACATGAACTTGTAACTTGGAATTTCAAAGTAGGAGTACATTTAACTTAAACGTGACTTCAGATATTGTACTTGCCTGGTCGCCTTTTAAAACTCTTCGATTAAGACACGATGGACTTTTtactcgaaaaatttaaaacgatccgagaaattcttttccaaGGTACATTTATACGCATCACTGCACAATATTGCAAAAGTGAGAAgcgaatacatttttatcgaaactttatatatatattttcttcctaTGAAACAtcgaaaatggataaaaattatttttaaaaataaccgtTCGGTCAACAGTTTCGAAGACTTTTAATtagattccatttttttctttgaaagttTCTCCATTCCTTTCTCTCAATTAACATATCCAAAGCTAAGatctaaatcattatttaatatcatcaaaCTTTCACCGTGATTAAGATGATCGTAATTGttcagaaaaatattcctttttaaaaatcgatccaacctgttaagaataatattaagcaTAATAAAATCATGTCGGGATAACTATAATAGTTGTATCTCCGTTATCCTAACATCGAAACATTCCATTATACAAATTCTCTATTAGCAATTAACGAACACCTttccttattaaaaaatggaaatatgtaaaattcttaCATACAATTGTACACATGTTGTTCGTATATGTAATAAGAAACTGAAAAGATGCAAAATTggcaaaagtatataatacatCTACGTAATATTTACACATCCAATTCCCTTgaaatgcataaaataattccagaaaaaaagtatcgataaACGTTCAATCGTCCAAACGTCAtccctttttattaattcgaataatgaataatttttcggcAAATAAATGGAATGctcgttataaatttttatataaaaattgcacgTTTATTCGTTTATCCCTTAGACAGTAATCacgttattcaatttaataatatgacaATCATCATccagaaattttgaatagaacGACAATCGAACGATCCGTAAAGCCGAAGAATAGTTTCCTCGCGTATATACAGTCCCAACGGGAAATTTTCCAACCAGAGGTGCCAGTTTctcgatcaaaaaatttacgGACCGTTGAAAGGAAGCGTTCACTCCATTTTCACGTATATCTACCCACCTTCGTTCCCCGATCGAAGAAGATCTTCGCCTCCTCGCTCGAGATCCCGAATCTTTGCATAATGCCACCGATGATAAAATACTCCCCTGCTTGCAAATCGAAATCCCGGCGTGAAAACCTCACGtcacacatatatgtatatacacgtacATATACGTGCACGTACGCGGACGATCCTCTCCTCGAGAGGAGGCTGGCCAGAAGAAGGGGTTCGGTTGGTAATCAAAATGCAAAACTCTTCGGCTTTCAATTGCATGGAATATCGGAATATCCGGGCCGCCGCCAAGTGGATATCCCGGGTTACCTCGAGACACGGCGGAAAAACGTTCCTCCGCGTGAAATTTCTTCCCCCAAGATGGCGTGTCTGCCTAACCCTGCCCGTGTTGCAATTTACAACATCCCAAAGGATCATCCTGCATTTCCGATCACTCGCAAAGGGAGAACGTATTATACCGTATTAGACGCGCGACAAAGAagatccttttcttcttctctcctttttttcccctttatcCAACGGGGAACGGAATAAGCAATTCGAGTTGGAACGGGCGAGCCGAACTCGATCCAAACTGCAAACCCCAAACCCTCGCCTCCATCCTCTCGCCATAAGCCATAAAATTTCGGCCGACAATTTGGGAAATCGTCCAATCGCGGGGGATGAATGGATCATAAAACACGATGGGACACGGTCGCCGTGATTACCTCCaggaaaagggggaggggaggattcTAGCTGGAACAATGGTGAAAGTTGGACGTAAAACGcctcctccatttttttttttttttttggcttcCGCGCAAATTCCCTGTGCAAATTCTCCATGATTCtccgtatatacatatatatatatgtatatagagtTCACCTACACGAAGGCGTGCAAGGAGAGGCGAGGGAAGGCATACAGTAAACGGTCGACGGTTGACAGGGACTGGGACAAATGGATGGGAGAGTGTAAACGCAGACAGGGGTGCACACGGTCGGGCAGACAGGCGGTGGGCAAACTTTCTTCGCCACCCCGTGCGCTATGGAATCGGGACGATTTTTCCTCATCTCCTTCATCTTGGCCAACAACTCTTGGGCGCGTGCCATCTTTCCATAGAAATCGAGCTCGTCGCGcttccgtttcttcttcttcttggttTGCGTCGCCTCCTCCACGGCCTTCTCGACCCGCTCGCAACGACAGATCAAATTGTCCGGGTGGAGGGGTGGGATGATGGTCAAGCTTCCCCAACAGAACGACTCGAGATCCATGGTGTTCAACTCTCGGAATTGGTATCTGTAATGCTCGTCCGTCTCCTCGCGCGCGTAGAACGCCTTCTCTATGCTCATCGGGGAGTGTATCTCGGTTATGATGCATTTGCCCAGGTAACTGATGCGTATGTACAGCTCGATCGTCGACTCGGTCTTGTCCAAACTCTCGTCGAACAGGTTGAACTTGCCTTGCGTCGATCTGAATTGATTAATAAGTTAatcatgttttttattttttttttttcaaccttTGACTCACATCGAAAAGGATTTTTCGAGCAACGTGAGCGGCTGAGCTGACAAGTATTAACAAGCGTTTCtaggaatgaaaaattatctcttaATTTATGTCTCGGTGATTCGTGTATTACACTTCAAAAGGAGTTCTAGCGTTTCATTTCTAACGCTTGTAACACGTTCTAATccttttagataaatttagatacattttatttattaatcgaaatgagaagtaaattgttattttcgaaagaaataatattaaaccgAAATAAAATccgtattatatattctattaaaaacaaacaaaaaaaggagagagagaaactttCCATCAAAGCCGCGAATCCACCAAGTGGagtgttatttaaaataatattgcaagttattttaaattatttcgcgCGATCATTTcggatttaattataataaacgaataacaTGAATTATCCGAGATAACGTCGCTTCAAATCTAGATTTCaacgagagaaaaatgttCCGACCTCCTGTTTCGAGGAGACAGGTATTTTAACGAGATTAACAAGAAGCAAACACGGACGAGAGAttaccctttttttttctttttctttcttttttttttcatcgaaagagagaaagagatttcgAATACGGGTCGGAACAAACGGACGGTTCCCGATACAAACCGAAGCCGAGCTCGGCCGGTACagcagttttttaaattacgtttAACCTAGGGACCCTAACATTTGCCGTCCGGATAATCCGTTCCCCCCCGCCAGGCGGAATTTGCATAAACGCCAACGTCCGCGTATTTAAATGCATTCACCTTGATATAGGTTCCCGCTCcaaatcgttggaaaaataaCCCTCGAGCTCCTTCCTCTCGTTGAGGTCCTTGATAATTCCGTTAAACAGGTCGTCCATCCTTACGAGAGTGAATCCGAAATTGCGGCGCGACTCGAGCTCGAAATACTTGGATATACCCTTGTACACGTAAATCTGCAGATCCACCCCCGACATACTCTCCTCGAGCATGGATTCCGGGACGGAGAACAGGACGGATCTGCCTCC
This DNA window, taken from Apis mellifera strain DH4 linkage group LG12, Amel_HAv3.1, whole genome shotgun sequence, encodes the following:
- the LOC100578562 gene encoding uncharacterized protein LOC100578562 is translated as MSSLIVMHNSQIMLLEMAVKNLYMPWTNVFDAALMKKTVIMFRLLDEEWTTLSPNRPDYHSYRGSNYENEKFYGGRSVLFSVPESMLEESMSGVDLQIYVYKGISKYFELESRRNFGFTLVRMDDLFNGIIKDLNERKELEGYFSNDLEREPISRSTQGKFNLFDESLDKTESTIELYIRISYLGKCIITEIHSPMSIEKAFYAREETDEHYRYQFRELNTMDLESFCWGSLTIIPPLHPDNLICRCERVEKAVEEATQTKKKKKRKRDELDFYGKMARAQELLAKMKEMRKNRPDSIAHGVAKKVCPPPVCPTVCTPVCVYTLPSICPSPCQPSTVYCMPSLASPCTPSCR